The stretch of DNA AAAGCCGCGTACTCGTCTGCCTGCGCGACCGCGGCTGCACGCAGCTGTACGTCGCCGACACCGACGGGAGCGGCATCCCGCGCCGCGTGGTCGGCGGTGACGCGCGCCAGATCAGCGGGGTGTCCACGGCGGGCGGCACCGTCGCGGTCGTCCTGTCCACCGCGACCTCCTACGGGGAGATAGCCACCGTCGACCTCGCCACCGGCATGGTCAGCACCCGCACCGGGCACGGCAGCACCGGGCACGGCGGCCCCGGCGCTCCCGAGCTGTTCGTGCGCGAGGAGCGGGAGTTCACCGTGTCCGACGGCACGGTGGTGCACGGCTGGCTGGTGCGCGACCCGGCGCGCGACGGCCCCGCTCCCCTGCTCCTTGACATCCACGGCGGCCCGCACAACGCGTGGAACGGCGCGGCCGACTCCGGGCACCTCTACCACCAGGTGCTCGCCGCCCGTGGCTGGACGGTGCTGCTCGTCAACCCGCGCGGCAGCGACGGCTACGGCGAGGAGTTCTTCACCGCGGCGCTCGGCGCCTGGGGAGTGAGCGATGCCGCGGACTTCACCGAACCCGTCGACCAGCTCGTCGCCGAGGGCATCGCCGACCCGCGGCGCCTCGCCGTCACCGGGTACAGCTACGGCGGGTTCATGACCTGCTATCTGACCAGCCGTGACGACCGCTTCGCCGCGGCCGTCGCCGGCGGTGTGGTCAGCGATCTCACGAGCATCGCCGGTACGTCCGACGCCGCGCATCTGCTCGGCGTGGCCGAGCTTGGCGGTCAGCCGTGGACGGACCGCGAGCGCTACGCGCGGCAGTCGCCGCTGACCCACGTCGACCGGGTGCGCACCCCGACCCTCGTCATCCAGGGCGGTGAGGACGAACGCTGCCCCGTGGGCCAGGCCGAGCAGTGGTTCACGGCGCTGCGCGGGCGGGGCGTCCCCACCGAACTGGTGCTGTATCCGGGCGGCGCGCATCTGTTCCCGCTCGACGGGCGCCCCTCCCACCGGGCCGACTTCAACCAGCGGGTCGTGGACTGGGTGGAGTGCTACGCCGGTGAGCCCGGACGGCCGCGCAGAGTGCCGCTCGACACGGCCCACTGGCAGCGACGCCTCGCCGAACTGGCCACGGTTCACCGGGTTCCCGGCGCGGCGCTCGGCATTCTGCGGCTCGGGGCGCGGGGCGTGGGGGACGACATGCTCCGGGCCCACCACGGCGTCCTGAGCACGGCCACCGGAGTCGATGTCACCGACGAATCGGTCTTCCAGATCGGGTCCATCACCAAGGTCTGGACGGCGACCGTCGTCATGCAGCTCGTCGACGAGGGCAGGCTGGACCTGGACGCCCCGCTCGTCGACGTGCTGCCCGAACTGCGCCTTGCGGACCCCGGTGTCGCCAAGCAGGTGACGATGCGGCATCTGCTCACCCACACCAGCGGCATCGACGGCGACGTCTTCACCGACACCGGCCGCGGCGACGACTGCCTGGAGCGCTATGCCGAACTCCTGGAGGAGACTCCGCAGAGCCATCCGCTCGGCGCGACGTTCTCGTACTGCAACTCGGGCTTCAGTCTGGCCGGGCGGGTCATCGAGAAGCTGACGGGGCTCACCTGGGACGGAGCCCTTCGAGAGCGGCTCTTCGCGCCACTTGGCCTGGAGCGGACGCTGACGCTCCCGGAGGAGGCGCTGCTCCACCGCGCCGCGGTCGGGCACGTCGCCGAGGGCGAGGAGGATCCCGTGCCCGCTCCGGTCTGGGGGCTGCCGCGCTCGGTCGGCCCCGCCGGGCTCGTCTGCGCCGACACCGCCGATGTGCTCGCCTTCGCGCGGCTGCATCTGACCGGGGGCCTCGGCCCGGACGGCGGCCGCGTCCTGAGCGCGGAGAGCGCGGCCCGGATGGCCGCCCATCAGACCGGCCTGCCGGACCGGCACACCCTGGGCGACTCCTGGGGCCTCGGCTGGATTCGCTTCGGCTGGGACGGGCAGCGGCTGTACGGGCACGACGGCAACACCATCGGCCAGTCCGCGTTCCTGCGGGTCCTGCCGGACCAGGGCCTCGCGGTGACGCTGCTGACGAACGGCGGCAACGCGCGCGACCTGTACGGGGACCTGTTCCGGGAGATCTTCGAGGAACTGGCGGGCGTCACGATGCCCAGCCCGCTCACCCCCTCGGAGCGACCGCCGGCCGTCGACGGCTCCCGGCACGCCGGGGTCTACGAGCGGGCCGGTGCGCACGTCGAAGTCCTCACCGTGGAGGGCGGGTTGAGGCTGCGGCAGACCGTGACGGGGCCGCTCGCCGCGCTGGAGCCCACGCCCACCCAGGAGTTCGTGCTCGTTCCGCTCGTTCCGGGGGACGACGCCCTCTTCGCCTTCCGGCAGCCGGGCACGCGGACATGGGTCCCGGTCACCTTCTACACGCTCCCGACCGGTGAGCCGTACGTCCACTACGGCGCGCGCGCCACCCCGAAGGTGGGCTGACATGCGGGGGCGCGTGGCCGGCTCGGCCGTCGCGGCGGCGGAGTCCGCGGCGCGCACGGCCGGCGTATCCGTGCGCCAACTCGCCGACCTGGCACACCTGAAGGCCGTGCGGAATCTCTACGAGGGCATCTGGCGGCCGGACGGGAAGACCCCGCCGGTGACGACCGAGCTGCTGCGCGCGCTCACCAAGGCGGGCAGCTATGTGGGCGGCGCCTTCGACGGCGGCGAACTCGTGGGCGCCTGCGTCGGGTTCTTCGCGCCGCCCGCCGACAAGGCCCTGCACAGTCACATCGCCGGTGTGGCCGCGGGGATGCGCGGCCGCAACGTCGGCTACGCCCTGAAGCTGCACCAGCGGGCCTGGGCGCTCCAGCACCAAGTGGCCGAGATCTCCTGGACGTTCGACCCGCTGGTGCGCCGCAACGCCTACTTCAACATCGGAAAACTGGCCGCGGCGCCCACCGGGTACCTGCCCGACTTCTACGGCCGGATGAACGACGGCATCAACGGCTCCGACGAAACCGACCGCCTCCTGGTCACCTGGCGCCTCACCGCCCCCGAGGTCGTCCTGGCCTGCGCGGGGCAGCACCCCGCGCCGCTCACTGAAGGCGCCGTCACCGGCCTCGACGTCTCCCCGCACGACGGCCCGGTCCTCGGCACCCTCGACGGCCCCACCGTCCTCGTCGCCGTGCCCGGCGACATCGAGAAGCTGCGCGCCACCGACCCGGCCCTGGCGGCCGCCTGGCGCTCCGCCCTGCGCGACGTCCTGGGCGGGCTGCTGACGGACGGAGCCCGGATCACCGGCTTCGACCGGGCGGGCCGGTACGTCGTCGAGAGGAAGAACTCTTGACCCGAACCTATACGACGCATAAGAAGCCGTAAAAAACGAAGCCGGTTCTCGCCATCCATGGGAGGAAGCGTGCTCATCCCGGTGACCACCCACCCCCGAGCCAGTCTCCGGCGCGTCCTCGAGGATCTGGGCCCCACCCTCCTGGACCTCGTGTGCGGCGACCCCGACGGCGCCGACGACATCGGCGGCATCGTCATCCACGACCCACACGACGAACCGGTGCCGCCCCCGCAGGCGCTCGTGCTCGGCGTCGCCGTACAAGATCCGGTGCAGATCGTCCAGTTGCTCGACGCCATCGCCGCGCAGGGCGCCGCGGGGCTCGTCGTCCGTGCGCCGGTCGCCGCCGACGAGAAGGTCACCGAGGCGGTGCGGCGGACCGGGGTCGCGCTGCTCGGCCTGACACGCGGCGCCTCGTGGGCGCAGCTCGCCGCGATGCTGCGTGCGCTCATCGCGGAGGGGGATGTCGGGGAGAGGGGACACGAGACCCTGGGCGGGGTGTCGTCCGGGGACCTGTTCGCGCTGGCCAACGCCGTCGGGGCGCTCCTTGACGCGCCCGTCACCATCGAGGACCGCAGCTGGCGGGTGCTCGCCTTCTCCGGGCGGCAGGACGAGGCCGACCCCTCGCGCGTCGAGACCATCCTCGGCCGCCAGGTGCCCGAACGCTACACGCGCGTCCTGGAGGAGCGCGGTGTCTTCCAGGCCATGTACCGCAGCGACCGGCCCGTCTACGTGGAGCCCCTCGTGGAGGTGGAGGGCGGCGCCCTCAGCCTGCCGCGCGTGGCCCTCGCCGTCCGCGCCGGCGACGAGATACTCGGCTCCATCTGGGCCGCGGTCCACGGACCGCTGAGCGCCGAGCGCGACCAGGCACTGCGCGACGCCGCCAAGCTGGTCGCGCTGCATCTGCTGCGGCTGCGCGCGGGCGCCGACGTCGAACGAAGGCTGCGCGCCGACCTGGTGGGCACGGCCCTGGAGGGCGGCCCTGGCGCCGCCGAGGCCGTCGCCCGCCTCGGGCTCGCCGAACAGCCGGGCGTGGTGCTCGCCCTTGCCTTCGCCGACCGCGCGGATGGCGACAGGTCAGCCGCGCGGCACGCCCGGTACGTGGCCGAACGGCAGCGCCTCGCCGACGCGTTCGCGATGCATCTGACCGCCGTCCACCCCCGCTCGGCCGCCGCGCTCGTCGGTGACGTCGTCTACGGCATCGTCCCGGCCCCCGCCGGGCGGCCCGATGCCGAGGAGCGGGCCGCCCGGGTCGCCGAGGAGTTCCTGGAACGCGTGGGCGCGCGACAGGAGTTGCTCGTCGGGGTCGGCTCTCCGGCGCCGGAGAGCGCCGCGCTGCCCGCGTCACGGGCGGGCGCCGACCGGGCGCTGCGGGTGCTGCGGGCGGGCGAGGGGAACCGCTCGGTGGCCCGCATCACCGACGTACTCGTCGAGTCGTTGCTCCTTGAACTCACGGACGTGATCGCCGAACGCGGCGACCCGCCGTCCGGCCCCGTGGCCCGGCTCGGCGCGTACGACGCGGCGCACCACACCTGTCTCGTCGAGACGCTGCGGGCGTGGCTCGACGCGTTCGGCGACGTCGCCACGGCGTCCGCCGCCGTCCATGTGCACCCGAACACCTTCCGCTACCGGCTGCGACGGCTCGCGGAAGTGGGCGGCCTCGATCTGACGGACACCGACGCGCGCTTCGCCGCCATGCTGCAACTGCGTCTGTGGCCGCACACGCGACGGTCCTAGCAGCTCGCCCCACCGGTTTGGTGCCCGTCGATGAACGAGGCCTCCCGCATGGTGCGCGCGGACGAATCGCCGCGCGGGGCCCGCGGCCTAGCCTCGCTGCCAGTTCGACCGACCCATCCCACCCCATGACCGACCCATCCCATGGACGAGGTACGAGGGAGACGCATGCCGAAGGCACCATCACCACCGTCTCAGGGCGAACCACGGTCACAACTCGACGCGTTCCAGGCCTGGTTGACCGAGCGCCTGGCGGCGCTGCTCGACGAGAACCAGGTACCGGGTGCCGCCGTGGCCGTGAGCCTCGGTGACGTGGTGATCGACGCCGCCGCGGGCGTGCTCAGCAAGGACACCGGGGTCGCGGCGACACCGGACTCCGTGTTCCAGATCGGATCCATCACCAAGGTCTGGACGGCGACTCTCGCGATGCAACTCGTCGACGAGGGAAAGCTGGATCTCGACGCCCCCGTGCGCGACCACCTGCCGGACTTCAAGATCGCCGACGACGAGGCAGCCGTCCGCATCACCGTCCGGCAGCTGATGTGCCATGTCTCCGGATTCGAGGGCGACTTCTTCACCGACACCGGCCAGGGCGACGACTGCCTGGAGAAGTTCGTCGCCACGCTCGGGGACACGCCTCAACTGTTCGCGCCGGGCGCGCGGTTCTCGTACAACAACGCCGCCTACTGCGTGCTCGGCCGGATCGTCGAAGTGCTGCGCGAGAAGCCGTACGACGCGTGTCTGCGCGAGCACCTCTTCACCCCGCTCGGACTCACCCACGCGGCCACCGGACCGTACGAGGCGATCCTGCACCGGGCCGCGGTCGGCCACCTCCGGGCCACCCCGGACGCGGATCCCCGGCCCGCGCCGGTGTGGGCACTGGCCCGCTCGAACGCCGCGGCGGGCGCGATGCTCGCCATGCGGCCCCGCGACCTGCTGACGTTCGCCCGGATGCACCTGGCCGACGGCCTTGGCCCCGACGGCTCGCGGGTGCTCGGCGCCGGCAGCGCGCGAGCCATGCGCCAACCGCAGGTGGACGTGCCGCCCTTGGGGCTCATGGGCGACTCCTGGGGCCTCGGCTGGGAGATCTTCGACTTCCCCGGCGGCACCGTCGTCGGCCACGACGGCGGCACCATCGGCCAGTCAGCGTTCCTGCGCGCCGTGCCGGAGCACGACATCGCGGTGGCGGTCCTGACCAACGGCGGTGACCCGGTCGCGCTGTATACGGAGATCGTCGGCCGCGTCCTGCGCGACCTCGCCGGCATCGAACTGCCCGCACTGCCGGTGCCGGACCCCGAGGCGCCGAGCGTCGACGCGTCCCGGTACGTCGGGACGTACGCGTCGTCGGCCGCCGACACGGTGATCAGCCAGGACGCCGATGGCCGGGTCTGGGCCGAGCGGACCCCGAAGGGGATCTTCGCCGAGATCGGCGGCGTGCCGGAGCGGATCGAGCTGGTGGCCGCGGGTGAGGGCACGCTGATCGCCGCGGAACCCGAGCAGGGCATGCACCGGCTGCACTCCTTCGTCGGCGACGACGGCGAGGGCCACGCGCAGTTCCTGCACACCGGGCGGGCCGACCGCAGGGTGTCGCCGTGAGGGCCGTGAGCGAGCTCGAGCACCTGCGCGCGTACGCCGCCTGAGCCCCCAAGCCCCGAACGGAAGCCGGAAGAGAGCCGGGTGCACACGGACGCAGCACGCCCCGCGGCGGCGCCCGCCGCCCGTACACCACCGACCCGCAGGGAGACACGGATGAGATCTGCGACGAGGTCCAGGTCCGCGATGAGATCTGCGCGGATCGCCGCGGCGGTCATCGGCGCCGCCGCTCTGGTCCTCACCGGTTGCGGCGGGGCGTCGAACGCCGGCGGCCCGGCGGCCTCGGGCGGCAGCCCGGCCGACGGCAGGAGCTTCACCATGGCGATGCCGTCCGATCCCGGCACGCTCGACCCGGCGATGACCGTCATGGCGGCCGCCATCCAGGTCGACCGCTTCCTCTACGACCCGTTGATCCACGTGGCGAGGGACGGCGGCGTGACCTCGGGCCTCGCCGAGAAGTGGCAGGCGGACACCACCACCGCCCGCTTCACCCTGCGCCCTGGCGTCACCTGCGCGGACGGTGCACCGCTGACCGTCCGGGACGTGGCGGCGAACATCGCGTTCGTGGCCGACCCGAAGAACAGGTCACCGCTGGCCGGTCTTTACGTGAACCCGGGCACCACGGTGGAGGCCGATGCCGGAACCCGTGAGATCACCGTCACCAGCAAGGTCCCCGACGCCTTCCTGCTGCGCAACATCGGCAGTGTGCCGATGGTCTGCGGCAAGGGCATGGACGACCGTGGAGCGGTCGCCAAGGGGCAGCACGGCACCGGCATGTTCACCCTCACCGAGGCGGTCCCGGGCGATCACTACACGCTGACCCGGCGCGAGGACTACGTGTGGGGCCCGGGCGCGCGGCAGCCGGCAAAGGCAGAGAAGGGCCTGCCGGACAAGGTCCACATCCGCGTCGTCGCCAACGAGACCACCGCGGCCAATCTGCTCCTGTCCGGCGAACTGAACGCCGCCGGCCTCGGCGGACCCGACCAGCAGCGCCTCCTCGGCCGCGGCCAGTTCCATGCCGACTCGGCCTCCGCTCGGGGCGAGATGTGGTTCCACCACGCTCCGGGGCGCCCGACACGGGACGAGTCGGTGCGGCGCGCCCTCGCCCAGGCCGTCGACCTGGGCGACATCGGCAAGGTGCTCACCGCCGGGACCGGCAAGCCCTCGCGAGGGCTCATCACCATCGACCCGAAGGCCTGCAAGGACAACACGGTGGCCGGGAAGCTGCCGGCCCACGACGTGCGCGCGGCCAAGTCCCTCCTGGACAGGGCGGGCTGGAAGGAGAACGCCGACGGAGTACGCGTGAAGGACGGCAAGCGCCTCGCCCTGACCCTCGTCTATCCCAGCCTGATCGGGCAGCCGGCCGCGTCCGCGGCCGAGTTGATCCAGGAGGCATGGCAGGAGGTGGGGGCCGACGTGACGATCCGCGGGATCGACAACACCGGCATCAACCAGGTGGTCGCGGGCAACGCGTCCTGGGACGCGGCCGTCCTGCCGCTCGGCCTGGGGCTGCCGCCCCAGCTCAGGCCCTTCGTCTCCGGGCCGAAGCCCCCTGACGGCACGAACTTCGCCCACATCGACAACAAGGCGTACGCGACCCTCGCCGACAAGGCCTCGCGCATGCCGGGCACCACGGGCTGCCCCACCTGGAGCCGCGCCGAGTCGGCACTGATCTCGTCGGTGGACGTGGTGCCCTTCGTCGACGCCGTCCTTCCGACGTTCGGGGCGGGCGCACGCTTCGAGGTGAACCACGGCAGCATCATGCCGTCGTCGATCCGGATGTACGGGGACTGAGGCGGACCAGCGGCACGGAGGGCCACCGCCCCGCGGACGGCGGCCCTCCGGCGGTCTCGTAACCAAGTGACGCTACGCTGCCCCACGGCAAGGGAGTGATCACCCCTCGCTCTCACACTTCCCGTATCTCCCATCACATGACCGCACCCGCAGCCCATGATCCGTACTTGGACGGCGCAGTTTCCATGTCTTGGCTTGAATCCTTCATCCTCGGGCTCGTCCAGGGACTGACCGAGTTCCTCCCGATCTCGTCCAGCGCGCATCTGCGGCTGACCGCGGCGTTCGCGGGCTGGCACGATCCGGGGGCCGCGTTCACCGCGATCACCCAGATCGGCACCGAGGCCGCCGTGCTGATCTACTTCCGCAAGGACATCGCACGGATCATCTCCGCGTGGTTCGGCTCCCTCTTCGGCAAGGTGCCACGCTCGGACCACGACGCGCAGATGGGCTGGCTCGTCATCGTCGGCTCGATCCCGATCGGCGTGCTCGGCGTCACCTTCAAGGACCAGATCGAGGGTCCGTTCCGCGATCTGCGGCTCATCGCCACGACGCTGATCGTGATGGGCATCGTCCTCGGCATCGCCGACCGCCTCGCGGCCCGCGACGAGACCGGCGCCAAGCACCGCGCCGTCAAGGAGCGCAAGAGCCTGAAGGAGCTGGGCGTCCGCGACGGCCTGATCTTCGGCATCTGCCAGGCGATGGCCCTGATCCCGGGCGTCTCCCGCTCCGGCGCCACCATCAGCGGCGGCCTGCTCATGGGCTACACCCGCGAGGCAGCGGCCCGCTACTCGTTCCTGCTCGCCATCCCGGCCGTCCTCGCCTCCGGCGCCTTCGAGCTCAAGGACGCGGGCGAGGGCGGGCATGTGTCCTGGGGGCCGACGATCTTCGCGACGATCATCGCCTTCATTGTCGGATATGCCGTAATTGCGTGGTTCATGAAGTTCATTACGACCAAGAGCTTCATGCCGTTCGTGTACTACCGGATCCTGCTCGGCATCGTCCTCTTCGCCCTCGTCGGCGCGGGCGTGCTCAGCCCGCACGCCGGAGAGTCCGCGGGCTGAGTTCCGAACCGGCCCCGGCCGGGGGCGTTGTGACCAATGGCATGCCGAAAGACCCTCTTCAGGAGGGTTTGGCCGTCCTACGGTGATGGGATGTCGCCCCTCGCCCGCATCAGCGCCTCGTACGCCCCGCGCTTCGCCGAGTTCGCCTTCGAGCCCGGTTTCACGGCCGCCGTGGACCAGCACGTCGCGGAGCTGCGGGACCGGTTGGAGATGGGCGGGGCCGGGCTCGTGCCGCCTGCGCCGGACCCGGAGATCCTCTCGGACTACGCCCTGGGGTTCCTCGACGCGCTGGCCGAGAACGGGTGGCGCGAGCCGGTGGGTCATGACTACGCGGTGTGCCGCCTCACCGCCATCTCCTGGCTTGTGAGGCGGCACGACCTGGTGCCGGAGTCCTCCGGGTCCTGACCGGGAAGCCGGTCAGGACCCGGAGGCGGTCGGCCTGGTCACATGTCGTCGCGCATGTCGCCACGCAGGTGGCTGCCCGTGTCACCGCGCATGTCACCCCGCATGTCACCGCGCATGTCGCTGCGCTCGCGCTCCTGCACGGGCTGGTTGGCCATCGCGTCCTGCCGGCCGGCCTGGTAGGCGCTGACGCTGCCGCGCGCCTTGGCCGTCTCGACCTCCGCCGTGCTCAGCCAGCGCTCCCAGCGCTGCCGCATCGGGCCGATGAGGCCACCACCCACGCCGACGATCAGGATTCCCGCGCCGGCCGCGAGCGCGGCGTACAGGACGGGCTGGGTGACCGTCGTGGCGATGCCCGCCTGACCGAGGGCCGCGATCACGCCGAGCGCGACGATGCAGGCCCAGACGATCGTGCCGATGGTCTTCCCGTACGACATCGAGGACAGGGCGCTGGTGACGATGTCGCGTACGACGTTGGCCACCGCCATGGCGACGACCATCAGGACGATGGCGACGACGGCGCGCGGGATCCAGGCGACGATGCCGTCGAGCATGTTGGAGACCGGGTTGCTCCCGAAGACGCCGAAGGCGATCTGCAGGGTGACCAGGAGCAGGGCGAAGTACACGACCTTGCAGACGATCCCCGTCATGTCGTACTTGGAGTTCGCGAACATCCGGGACGCGCCCGCACGTTCGGCGAGCCGCTCGGATCCGACCTTGCGCAGAACCCGGTCGAGGACCTTGGCGATCATCTTCGACACGAACCAGCCGATGGCCAGGACGACCAGGAAGCCGATCAGCTTCGGCACGAATTGCGCGACCTTCGACCAGGCGTCGTTGAGCCCCTGGGTGAAGTCCACGGAGAGACTGATGTACTGGGACATGAGTGGTCCTCCACTCGGTGGGCCCCGGCCGCCACTACGGCGTCAGGGCGATGAATCCCCCACGGCGCGCGGCTTCCGGCGCGTCCCTTCTCCCCTGGATATCAGGGGCCACGGCCGGGGACCGCCCGGTGTTGCGCCGTACGGGTGACGGCGTGTGACGGGCCCGGCCGCTTGTACATCCGCTCACTTGGAGGATCTGCCCAGTAGCTGAGAGTTCCGATTGTCGTAGCTATCCCCTAGGCTTGACGCATGCCCTTAACCCCTCAGCCCCGTGGTTCCGCACGGTCCGCCGCGGAATTGAACGAGCGAATCCGCGGTCTGTGGATGCGCGCCGGAGGACGTCTCTCGGCCGAACAGCGCCGTGAGTACGAACAGTTGGTGACGGAGTGGGCTGCCGCCGTGCGCGAAGAGGTCGTCAAAGCGGCCTAGGCCGTGAACTCCTCTATGCGGGCGAGGGTTTCCGCCGTGCCGGTGTGCACGTGCCCTGCCATCCCCAGCGCCCGCGCCGCCACGACATTGCCGGGAGTGTCGTCGATGAACAGTGCCTGCGCGGGCTCCACGGCGATCAGCCGCAGTGCGATCTCGTAGATCCGCCGGTCCGGTTTGGCGCATCCGGCCTCGCAGGACAGGACGAGGTGGTCGGCGACGTCCAGCAGACCCCCGGCCGACATCCGTTCACGCAGGCCGGGCCAGGTGTTGCTGACCACCGCCGTCGGGACACCCCGCCTCCGCAGGCCGCGCAGGCACGCCACCAGCTCCTCGTCCCAGCTCTCCCTGGACGCCAGGTCCCCGCGCAGCTCGGCGATCACCTCCGGCCCCGCGCGGAGCCGCCCCCGGACGGTCTCCCACCACGCGTTCTCGCTGACGCGGCCGATGAGGACCCCGGAGTCGTTGCCCTCGTACAGGGCGGCCATGAAGGCGGCGGCCGGAAGGCCCAGCCGCCTGCCCCAGGCAGCCGCGACGCCGGGCAGGTACTCGCGGACGAGCACACCGCCGACGTCGATCAGTACGCCGCGGGTGTGCGGGCTCACCTGGCGCGTCACCCCTTGCCCTGACGCGCCTTCCTCGCGATGCGGCGCTTCTGCCGTCCCGTCAGGTCCTTGCGGTTGCCCTGCCGTTTGTATGCCGCGATGCGCTGCTCGTTCTTCACCGGGCCTCCCTCCCAGCTCGGAGCGTCCATGCTCCTACGAACCGCCAACTGCCGGGCATCGTACGGCAGTTGCCCCCGCCCCCGCCCCCCCACCGACCGATCGATACGCGCCGCGTTCCCGCACCCTTTCCGGCACGTTCCTGCACGCCTCTTGGCTGGGAACCCCCTGTGCCCAACACTGACCCGATGACGCAGCGCGTGGAACTCGCCGCCGTGATGGACCGGTTGGCCATCGACTCCCTCATCACCGAGTACGCAGTGACCGTCGACGACGGCGACTGGGACGCCTACCGGC from Streptomyces sp. BA2 encodes:
- a CDS encoding undecaprenyl-diphosphate phosphatase is translated as MSWLESFILGLVQGLTEFLPISSSAHLRLTAAFAGWHDPGAAFTAITQIGTEAAVLIYFRKDIARIISAWFGSLFGKVPRSDHDAQMGWLVIVGSIPIGVLGVTFKDQIEGPFRDLRLIATTLIVMGIVLGIADRLAARDETGAKHRAVKERKSLKELGVRDGLIFGICQAMALIPGVSRSGATISGGLLMGYTREAAARYSFLLAIPAVLASGAFELKDAGEGGHVSWGPTIFATIIAFIVGYAVIAWFMKFITTKSFMPFVYYRILLGIVLFALVGAGVLSPHAGESAG
- a CDS encoding serine hydrolase; protein product: MTSRLRIDDLYDFAVPEQPAVSPDGAEIVYVLRTADRAADRDVRTLWQVGATDGEPRQLTRGHADSAPAWSPDGTRVAFLRAPGDGPAQVWLLPMAGGEPEQLTTLPLGAGAPVWSPDGGELAFDAPVDSAAADGDGGEGRGSAPVVVRRLGYKADGPGLLRTIRTHLHVVRVAGREVRQITRGDWHAGAPAWSPDGTRLAFPAARDADADLTFRSAAYVVEVGPRHAEPVRVGPAEGQAAAVTWTADGAALLVVGATGTAVGHARLLRVPVGGEGDGAAGSAGDAEGGDSPLTGLADLADLTGPLDRNVMTGGPAYPGALPQLTADKSRVLVCLRDRGCTQLYVADTDGSGIPRRVVGGDARQISGVSTAGGTVAVVLSTATSYGEIATVDLATGMVSTRTGHGSTGHGGPGAPELFVREEREFTVSDGTVVHGWLVRDPARDGPAPLLLDIHGGPHNAWNGAADSGHLYHQVLAARGWTVLLVNPRGSDGYGEEFFTAALGAWGVSDAADFTEPVDQLVAEGIADPRRLAVTGYSYGGFMTCYLTSRDDRFAAAVAGGVVSDLTSIAGTSDAAHLLGVAELGGQPWTDRERYARQSPLTHVDRVRTPTLVIQGGEDERCPVGQAEQWFTALRGRGVPTELVLYPGGAHLFPLDGRPSHRADFNQRVVDWVECYAGEPGRPRRVPLDTAHWQRRLAELATVHRVPGAALGILRLGARGVGDDMLRAHHGVLSTATGVDVTDESVFQIGSITKVWTATVVMQLVDEGRLDLDAPLVDVLPELRLADPGVAKQVTMRHLLTHTSGIDGDVFTDTGRGDDCLERYAELLEETPQSHPLGATFSYCNSGFSLAGRVIEKLTGLTWDGALRERLFAPLGLERTLTLPEEALLHRAAVGHVAEGEEDPVPAPVWGLPRSVGPAGLVCADTADVLAFARLHLTGGLGPDGGRVLSAESAARMAAHQTGLPDRHTLGDSWGLGWIRFGWDGQRLYGHDGNTIGQSAFLRVLPDQGLAVTLLTNGGNARDLYGDLFREIFEELAGVTMPSPLTPSERPPAVDGSRHAGVYERAGAHVEVLTVEGGLRLRQTVTGPLAALEPTPTQEFVLVPLVPGDDALFAFRQPGTRTWVPVTFYTLPTGEPYVHYGARATPKVG
- a CDS encoding PucR family transcriptional regulator produces the protein MLIPVTTHPRASLRRVLEDLGPTLLDLVCGDPDGADDIGGIVIHDPHDEPVPPPQALVLGVAVQDPVQIVQLLDAIAAQGAAGLVVRAPVAADEKVTEAVRRTGVALLGLTRGASWAQLAAMLRALIAEGDVGERGHETLGGVSSGDLFALANAVGALLDAPVTIEDRSWRVLAFSGRQDEADPSRVETILGRQVPERYTRVLEERGVFQAMYRSDRPVYVEPLVEVEGGALSLPRVALAVRAGDEILGSIWAAVHGPLSAERDQALRDAAKLVALHLLRLRAGADVERRLRADLVGTALEGGPGAAEAVARLGLAEQPGVVLALAFADRADGDRSAARHARYVAERQRLADAFAMHLTAVHPRSAAALVGDVVYGIVPAPAGRPDAEERAARVAEEFLERVGARQELLVGVGSPAPESAALPASRAGADRALRVLRAGEGNRSVARITDVLVESLLLELTDVIAERGDPPSGPVARLGAYDAAHHTCLVETLRAWLDAFGDVATASAAVHVHPNTFRYRLRRLAEVGGLDLTDTDARFAAMLQLRLWPHTRRS
- a CDS encoding serine hydrolase domain-containing protein translates to MPKAPSPPSQGEPRSQLDAFQAWLTERLAALLDENQVPGAAVAVSLGDVVIDAAAGVLSKDTGVAATPDSVFQIGSITKVWTATLAMQLVDEGKLDLDAPVRDHLPDFKIADDEAAVRITVRQLMCHVSGFEGDFFTDTGQGDDCLEKFVATLGDTPQLFAPGARFSYNNAAYCVLGRIVEVLREKPYDACLREHLFTPLGLTHAATGPYEAILHRAAVGHLRATPDADPRPAPVWALARSNAAAGAMLAMRPRDLLTFARMHLADGLGPDGSRVLGAGSARAMRQPQVDVPPLGLMGDSWGLGWEIFDFPGGTVVGHDGGTIGQSAFLRAVPEHDIAVAVLTNGGDPVALYTEIVGRVLRDLAGIELPALPVPDPEAPSVDASRYVGTYASSAADTVISQDADGRVWAERTPKGIFAEIGGVPERIELVAAGEGTLIAAEPEQGMHRLHSFVGDDGEGHAQFLHTGRADRRVSP
- a CDS encoding ABC transporter substrate-binding protein, whose translation is MRSARIAAAVIGAAALVLTGCGGASNAGGPAASGGSPADGRSFTMAMPSDPGTLDPAMTVMAAAIQVDRFLYDPLIHVARDGGVTSGLAEKWQADTTTARFTLRPGVTCADGAPLTVRDVAANIAFVADPKNRSPLAGLYVNPGTTVEADAGTREITVTSKVPDAFLLRNIGSVPMVCGKGMDDRGAVAKGQHGTGMFTLTEAVPGDHYTLTRREDYVWGPGARQPAKAEKGLPDKVHIRVVANETTAANLLLSGELNAAGLGGPDQQRLLGRGQFHADSASARGEMWFHHAPGRPTRDESVRRALAQAVDLGDIGKVLTAGTGKPSRGLITIDPKACKDNTVAGKLPAHDVRAAKSLLDRAGWKENADGVRVKDGKRLALTLVYPSLIGQPAASAAELIQEAWQEVGADVTIRGIDNTGINQVVAGNASWDAAVLPLGLGLPPQLRPFVSGPKPPDGTNFAHIDNKAYATLADKASRMPGTTGCPTWSRAESALISSVDVVPFVDAVLPTFGAGARFEVNHGSIMPSSIRMYGD
- a CDS encoding GNAT family N-acetyltransferase — translated: MRGRVAGSAVAAAESAARTAGVSVRQLADLAHLKAVRNLYEGIWRPDGKTPPVTTELLRALTKAGSYVGGAFDGGELVGACVGFFAPPADKALHSHIAGVAAGMRGRNVGYALKLHQRAWALQHQVAEISWTFDPLVRRNAYFNIGKLAAAPTGYLPDFYGRMNDGINGSDETDRLLVTWRLTAPEVVLACAGQHPAPLTEGAVTGLDVSPHDGPVLGTLDGPTVLVAVPGDIEKLRATDPALAAAWRSALRDVLGGLLTDGARITGFDRAGRYVVERKNS
- a CDS encoding DUF6401 family natural product biosynthesis protein — encoded protein: MSPLARISASYAPRFAEFAFEPGFTAAVDQHVAELRDRLEMGGAGLVPPAPDPEILSDYALGFLDALAENGWREPVGHDYAVCRLTAISWLVRRHDLVPESSGS